A genome region from Halorussus pelagicus includes the following:
- the sucC gene encoding ADP-forming succinate--CoA ligase subunit beta has protein sequence MRLHEYQAKSVFADAGIPTPDASLASSVDEVVEAAEDIGYPVAVKAQVHVGGRGKAGGIKLAESKEEAEQAAEDIIGMDLKGYHVERVLVEEAVNFKNELYVGVTMDRGEGKPVAMVSTKGGVDIESVAEETPDAIAREHIDPAFGMHPYQARKAVYDAGVPRELASDVASVLQTMYQLWDDRDASEVEINPLMVTEDDEIIAADAVMNIDDDALFRQQELAEMEEETFEDDLERKAGEYGFDYVRLSGNVGIIGNGAGLVMTTLDLVDYYGGEPANFLDIGGGAKAERVANALDMVFSDENVDAVVFNIFGGITRGDEVAKGINSALEQFDEIPKPVVVRLAGTRAEEGREILNDELVTVEETLEDAVQRTVEHSEEEAQ, from the coding sequence ATGAGATTACACGAGTATCAGGCGAAGAGCGTCTTCGCCGACGCAGGGATTCCGACGCCGGACGCGTCGCTGGCGTCGTCCGTAGACGAGGTCGTCGAGGCCGCCGAAGACATCGGCTACCCCGTCGCCGTAAAGGCACAGGTACACGTCGGCGGCCGCGGAAAGGCCGGTGGCATCAAGCTCGCTGAGAGCAAGGAGGAGGCCGAGCAGGCCGCCGAGGACATCATCGGGATGGACCTCAAGGGCTACCACGTCGAGCGCGTGCTTGTCGAGGAGGCCGTGAACTTCAAGAACGAACTCTACGTCGGCGTGACGATGGACCGCGGCGAGGGCAAGCCCGTGGCGATGGTCTCGACCAAGGGCGGCGTGGACATCGAGTCCGTCGCCGAGGAGACCCCCGACGCCATCGCTCGTGAACACATCGACCCGGCCTTCGGGATGCATCCCTATCAGGCCCGCAAGGCGGTCTACGACGCGGGCGTCCCCCGCGAACTCGCCTCCGACGTGGCGAGCGTCCTCCAGACGATGTACCAGCTCTGGGACGACCGCGACGCCAGCGAGGTCGAAATCAACCCGCTGATGGTCACCGAGGACGACGAAATCATCGCGGCCGACGCCGTGATGAACATCGACGACGACGCGCTGTTCCGCCAGCAGGAACTCGCCGAGATGGAAGAGGAGACGTTCGAGGACGACCTCGAACGCAAGGCCGGAGAGTACGGCTTCGACTACGTCCGACTCTCGGGTAACGTCGGCATCATCGGCAACGGCGCGGGCCTCGTGATGACGACGCTGGACCTCGTGGACTACTACGGCGGCGAACCCGCCAACTTCCTCGACATCGGCGGCGGCGCGAAGGCCGAACGCGTGGCCAACGCGCTGGACATGGTGTTCTCCGACGAGAACGTCGATGCAGTGGTCTTCAACATCTTCGGCGGCATCACCCGCGGCGACGAGGTGGCCAAAGGTATCAACTCCGCACTTGAGCAGTTCGACGAGATTCCCAAGCCCGTGGTCGTCCGCCTCGCTGGCACCCGCGCCGAGGAGGGCCGCGAGATTCTGAACGACGAACTCGTCACGGTCGAGGAGACCCTCGAAGACGCGGTTCAACGCACGGTCGAACATTCCGAGGAGGAAGCACAATGA
- a CDS encoding redox-regulated ATPase YchF: MSYKIGLVGKPSVGKSTFFNAATMNDVPEGAYPFTTIDPAVGEAYVRVECAAPEFEETCTPNVGYCDDGTRFVPTKLVDVAGLIPGAHEGAGLGNQFLTDLNEADVLVHVVDFSGTTDIEGEPTEGHDPREDIDFLENELDMWYLEVLEKGIDRYESGYDGNEDDIEVELAEQMSAFRTNKDEIKREILSLGLELDPAEWDDDDREELAREIRKTTKPMVVAANKMDTPEAQANYEEITSDPEYEHLTVVPVSAHAEKALKQADEQGAVEYRPGDGDFEIVGDVSGDQREGLEAIESFVTDFDGTGVQRALEEALFEELGLVPIFPGGANGLGNENGEVLPDCFLLPEGATAEDFAHHIHSDLGEGFLHGIDCRSNRQVGADTVLDSRDVIDIVSTN, from the coding sequence ATGAGTTACAAGATCGGTCTCGTGGGCAAGCCCTCGGTGGGCAAGTCCACCTTCTTCAACGCCGCGACGATGAACGACGTGCCGGAGGGGGCCTACCCCTTCACGACCATCGACCCCGCCGTCGGCGAGGCGTACGTCCGGGTCGAGTGCGCCGCGCCGGAGTTCGAAGAGACGTGTACGCCGAACGTCGGTTACTGCGACGACGGCACCCGGTTCGTCCCGACGAAACTGGTGGACGTGGCGGGCCTGATTCCGGGTGCCCACGAGGGCGCGGGACTGGGCAACCAGTTCCTGACCGACCTCAACGAGGCCGACGTGCTGGTCCACGTCGTGGACTTCTCGGGCACGACCGACATCGAGGGCGAACCCACCGAGGGCCACGACCCGCGCGAGGACATCGACTTTCTGGAGAACGAACTCGACATGTGGTACCTCGAAGTGCTGGAGAAGGGCATCGACCGCTACGAGAGCGGCTACGACGGCAACGAGGACGACATCGAGGTCGAACTCGCCGAGCAGATGAGCGCGTTCCGGACGAACAAAGACGAGATAAAGCGCGAAATCCTCTCGCTCGGTCTCGAACTCGACCCCGCCGAGTGGGACGACGACGACCGCGAGGAGTTGGCCCGCGAGATTCGCAAGACGACCAAGCCGATGGTCGTCGCCGCGAACAAGATGGACACGCCCGAGGCGCAGGCCAACTACGAGGAAATCACCAGCGACCCCGAGTACGAGCATCTGACGGTCGTGCCCGTCTCGGCCCACGCCGAGAAGGCCCTGAAGCAGGCCGACGAGCAGGGCGCGGTCGAGTACCGACCCGGCGACGGCGACTTCGAAATCGTCGGCGACGTGTCGGGCGACCAGCGCGAGGGACTGGAAGCCATCGAGTCGTTCGTCACCGATTTCGACGGTACGGGCGTCCAGCGCGCGCTTGAAGAGGCGCTGTTCGAGGAATTAGGTCTTGTGCCCATCTTCCCCGGCGGCGCGAACGGACTGGGCAACGAGAACGGCGAGGTCCTGCCCGACTGCTTCCTCCTGCCGGAGGGCGCGACCGCCGAGGACTTCGCCCACCACATCCATTCGGACCTCGGGGAGGGCTTCCTTCACGGCATCGACTGCCGGAGCAACCGACAGGTCGGCGCTGACACCGTGCTGGACAGTCGGGACGTTATCGACATCGTCTCGACGAACTGA
- a CDS encoding CDP-glycerol glycerophosphotransferase family protein, which yields MELSRVSEVNTSLADCPETLSTLADHASFLGQWALYRALKAVDPPRKETLWVFGAQGGAAFADNAKYLYLHVAAECPEIRPVWLSKDPEVVHELQTVGFEAYHCYSARGVALALRAGVVFLTQGHRDLAMPAAAGAFAVLLWHGVPLKRISWDAEFLDLPGPVRRAQADMAVEFDLLTVPGAGVADQFASGLRIDRERMAVGGYPRNDALFAEFPGEEVGIDAAALARVRDLAEKRALVFYLPTFREWTDNSAADRLDFAALDSFLAERDATLVVKTHPRDSLDVPHGLSQIVALPETSDIYPFLRYADALVTDYSSVYFDYLLLDRPVVFYPYDLAEYRARRGFYFDYESVTPGPVADSFEDLLAGLDRALDAAADPTGDADAPARAALRARLLGGDPATRKSPDGDSAVGRSVATDCAPVASRSAQVAALVRQRLAEARDKSSKIGRERPTT from the coding sequence ATGGAACTGAGTAGGGTCTCGGAAGTGAACACGTCGCTCGCGGACTGTCCGGAGACGCTCAGCACACTCGCTGACCACGCCTCGTTTCTCGGCCAGTGGGCGCTCTACCGCGCCCTCAAAGCAGTGGACCCGCCCCGCAAGGAGACGCTGTGGGTCTTCGGCGCGCAGGGCGGCGCGGCGTTCGCGGACAACGCCAAGTACCTCTACCTCCACGTCGCCGCCGAGTGCCCCGAGATTCGTCCGGTCTGGCTCTCGAAGGACCCCGAAGTCGTCCACGAGTTGCAGACCGTGGGGTTCGAGGCGTACCACTGCTACTCGGCGCGAGGAGTCGCGCTCGCGCTCCGGGCGGGCGTCGTCTTCCTGACGCAGGGCCACCGGGACCTTGCCATGCCCGCCGCGGCGGGCGCGTTCGCGGTCCTGCTCTGGCACGGCGTCCCTCTCAAGCGAATCTCGTGGGACGCCGAATTTCTGGACCTGCCGGGACCCGTCCGGCGCGCTCAGGCCGACATGGCCGTGGAGTTCGACCTGCTCACGGTTCCCGGCGCGGGCGTCGCCGACCAGTTCGCGTCGGGCCTGCGAATCGACCGCGAGCGGATGGCTGTCGGGGGCTATCCCCGAAACGACGCGCTCTTCGCCGAGTTTCCGGGGGAGGAGGTCGGAATCGACGCCGCGGCGCTCGCCCGCGTTCGGGACCTCGCCGAGAAGCGCGCGCTGGTCTTCTACCTGCCGACGTTCCGGGAGTGGACCGACAATTCGGCCGCCGACCGCCTCGATTTCGCGGCGCTCGATTCCTTCCTCGCCGAGCGAGACGCGACCCTCGTGGTCAAGACTCACCCGCGGGACAGCCTCGATGTGCCCCACGGTCTCTCGCAGATCGTCGCGCTCCCGGAAACATCGGACATCTACCCGTTCCTCCGGTACGCTGACGCGCTCGTCACCGACTACTCCTCGGTCTACTTCGACTACCTCCTGTTAGACCGCCCGGTCGTCTTCTACCCCTACGACCTCGCCGAATACCGCGCCCGCCGGGGATTCTACTTCGACTACGAGTCGGTGACGCCCGGACCGGTCGCCGACTCTTTCGAGGACCTGCTCGCGGGTCTCGACCGGGCGCTCGACGCGGCCGCCGACCCGACCGGGGACGCCGACGCGCCCGCCCGCGCGGCGCTCCGCGCGCGACTTCTCGGCGGCGACCCCGCAACGAGGAAATCGCCCGACGGCGACTCCGCAGTTGGCCGGTCGGTCGCTACCGACTGCGCGCCAGTCGCCTCTCGGTCGGCCCAAGTCGCGGCGCTCGTCCGGCAGCGACTCGCCGAAGCGCGCGACAAATCGAGCAAAATCGGCAGAGAGCGGCCGACTACGTAG
- a CDS encoding glycerophosphodiester phosphodiesterase — MVHTSGTTGQDAPNRADVSLIAHRGFAGVYPENTVAAVEQAATGVAVGGTPEMVELDVMPTADGEIVTFHDYDLGRLTDAADELADRNVWETPYETLAKLDVLGTGERVPTLEEMLEALPPEVGVNVEFKNPGSAAVRPRENLPPEARDEQRELWQAFAEDVLATLAPFDHEVLVSSFAEGALAAVREADPTVPLAAVFSDSIADGMEIARRYDCEAVHPPWNAIAGTALFNAEYGSLGPYEDIDLVELAHEEGREVNVWTVERWYEANQLRQAGVDGVIADYPGVLRFGGAAD, encoded by the coding sequence ATGGTACACACGAGCGGAACGACAGGGCAGGACGCGCCGAATCGGGCCGACGTATCGCTCATCGCCCACCGCGGGTTTGCCGGGGTCTACCCCGAGAACACGGTGGCGGCGGTCGAACAGGCGGCCACGGGCGTCGCGGTCGGCGGGACCCCCGAGATGGTCGAACTTGACGTGATGCCCACCGCGGACGGCGAAATCGTCACGTTCCACGATTACGACCTCGGCCGGTTGACCGACGCCGCCGACGAACTCGCCGACCGGAACGTCTGGGAGACTCCCTACGAGACGCTGGCGAAGTTGGACGTTCTCGGCACCGGCGAGCGAGTTCCGACGCTCGAAGAAATGCTAGAAGCGCTTCCGCCGGAAGTCGGCGTCAACGTCGAGTTCAAGAATCCGGGGTCGGCGGCGGTGCGTCCCCGTGAGAACCTTCCCCCGGAGGCACGCGACGAACAGCGCGAACTCTGGCAGGCGTTCGCCGAGGACGTTCTTGCGACGCTCGCTCCGTTCGACCACGAGGTGCTGGTCTCGTCGTTCGCCGAGGGCGCGCTCGCGGCGGTCCGCGAGGCCGACCCCACGGTTCCCCTCGCAGCGGTGTTCTCCGACTCCATCGCCGACGGGATGGAAATCGCGCGACGATACGACTGCGAGGCGGTGCATCCGCCGTGGAACGCCATCGCGGGCACCGCGCTGTTCAACGCCGAGTACGGGTCGCTCGGTCCCTACGAGGACATTGACCTCGTGGAACTCGCCCACGAGGAGGGCCGCGAGGTCAACGTCTGGACCGTCGAGCGCTGGTACGAGGCCAACCAACTCCGGCAGGCGGGCGTTGACGGCGTCATCGCCGACTATCCCGGCGTCCTCCGGTTCGGCGGCGCGGCGGACTGA
- a CDS encoding HAD-IIA family hydrolase: MNGVILAAGIGSRLRPLTLQKPKSCIEVDGTPILAHQLRAYADAGVTDVTVVAGYLADDVRALCEEIAGERPALDVTVRESEVFANTDNMYSLSLAREAVAGEPFVLTNGDVVFEPGLLADLLDAETDSAVATDTATYSEEAMKVTLDDDGRVIHIDKGISEDEAYGVSTDAYRFSAEFSAMLFEEITRTIEREGNYGDWTEAAIDRLVGSQNHDVETADVSGRRWVEIDDFEDLQAADRRFASLSSLGEKEAVFFDLDGTVYLDDDLVTGADEVVAALRERDTSVYFLTNNSSKWKDDYAKRLSNLGIPTDPEDVLLSTDGVLQHLERTDPESVFVLGTEAMADALADRGVEVVDEFDSGANAPDAVVVGFDTELTYEKARQATLAIREGATFLLAHPDTVCPTAEGFVPDCGAIGAMMETATDRTPDRIFGKPNAEMVAPVLDAEGYAPEDVAVVGDRLETDVRLAENVGCESVCVLSGDATREAVETSERSPTLVAPTIAALREFVAPTPDSESGERVAADGGGGEE, encoded by the coding sequence GTGAATGGGGTGATTTTAGCGGCGGGTATCGGGTCTCGACTCCGGCCGCTCACGCTTCAGAAGCCTAAGTCCTGTATCGAGGTGGACGGGACACCGATTCTCGCGCACCAGCTCCGGGCCTACGCCGACGCGGGGGTGACCGACGTGACGGTCGTCGCGGGCTATCTGGCCGACGACGTGCGGGCGCTCTGCGAGGAAATCGCGGGCGAGCGCCCGGCACTCGACGTGACCGTCCGCGAGAGCGAGGTGTTCGCCAACACAGACAACATGTACTCGCTGTCGCTGGCCCGCGAGGCGGTCGCGGGCGAACCCTTCGTGCTGACCAACGGCGACGTGGTCTTCGAACCAGGTCTGCTCGCCGACCTGCTCGACGCCGAGACCGACAGCGCCGTCGCCACCGACACCGCGACCTACTCCGAAGAGGCGATGAAGGTAACCCTTGACGACGACGGCCGCGTGATACACATCGACAAGGGAATCTCCGAGGACGAGGCGTACGGCGTCTCGACGGATGCCTACCGCTTCTCCGCGGAGTTCTCGGCGATGCTGTTCGAGGAGATAACCCGGACCATCGAACGCGAGGGCAACTACGGCGATTGGACCGAGGCCGCCATCGACCGCCTCGTCGGGAGCCAAAATCACGACGTGGAGACTGCGGACGTGTCGGGTCGCCGCTGGGTCGAAATCGACGACTTCGAGGACCTTCAAGCGGCCGACCGGCGGTTCGCCTCGCTCTCCTCGCTCGGCGAGAAGGAGGCCGTCTTCTTCGACCTCGACGGCACGGTCTATCTGGACGACGACCTCGTGACCGGGGCCGACGAGGTGGTCGCCGCGCTCCGCGAGCGAGACACGAGCGTCTACTTTCTGACGAACAACTCCTCGAAGTGGAAGGACGACTACGCGAAGCGCCTGTCGAATCTCGGGATTCCGACCGACCCCGAGGACGTGTTGCTCTCGACCGACGGGGTCCTCCAGCATTTGGAGCGCACCGACCCCGAGAGCGTGTTCGTCCTCGGGACCGAAGCGATGGCCGACGCGCTGGCCGACCGCGGTGTCGAGGTGGTCGATGAGTTCGACTCCGGCGCGAACGCGCCCGACGCCGTCGTCGTCGGCTTTGACACGGAACTCACCTACGAGAAGGCCCGGCAGGCGACGCTCGCAATCCGCGAGGGCGCGACGTTTCTGCTCGCGCACCCCGACACGGTCTGCCCGACCGCGGAGGGGTTCGTCCCGGACTGCGGGGCCATCGGCGCGATGATGGAGACTGCGACCGACCGGACGCCCGACAGAATCTTCGGCAAACCCAACGCCGAGATGGTCGCGCCGGTCCTCGACGCCGAAGGGTACGCGCCAGAGGACGTTGCCGTGGTCGGCGACCGACTGGAGACAGACGTACGACTCGCCGAGAACGTCGGCTGTGAGTCGGTCTGCGTGCTGTCGGGCGATGCGACCCGCGAGGCGGTCGAGACCAGCGAGCGGTCGCCGACGCTGGTCGCGCCGACCATCGCCGCGCTACGCGAGTTCGTCGCGCCGACGCCCGACTCCGAGTCCGGCGAGCGCGTCGCCGCCGACGGCGGGGGTGGCGAGGAGTGA
- a CDS encoding sugar phosphate isomerase/epimerase family protein, with translation MSEGEQSESERTDGDGTESAAVRRGYVTQTHTGTVPWEEALGAASRIGFDFAELYMDGATERTRLDPGSVGSLAAEKGIDLLVHLPFVDLEIGSPRNPVREGSLSEQRACIETAAEMGAEKAVLHAGTSARPPEWELDEIAPRLLDSIRILDRFAADRDVEICVENLPGVPFTVHHLDRVFAETEASATFDTGHARVDGMDPDEMADFLANRGERVSHVHVNDAREDADEHVPTGSGTTDFETALAPLREGWEGTVSVEVYTFDEDYLALSAEKLEEVL, from the coding sequence GTGAGCGAGGGCGAGCAAAGCGAGAGCGAACGAACGGACGGCGATGGAACCGAGAGCGCCGCGGTCCGCCGAGGATACGTCACTCAGACCCACACCGGAACAGTTCCGTGGGAGGAGGCGCTCGGCGCGGCGTCCCGAATCGGGTTCGACTTCGCGGAACTCTACATGGACGGGGCGACCGAGCGCACGCGACTCGACCCTGGTTCGGTCGGGTCGCTGGCGGCCGAGAAGGGTATCGACCTGCTGGTCCACCTGCCGTTCGTGGACCTCGAAATCGGGTCGCCCCGGAACCCGGTCCGGGAGGGGTCGCTCTCCGAACAGCGCGCCTGCATCGAGACCGCCGCCGAGATGGGCGCTGAAAAGGCGGTTCTCCACGCCGGGACCAGCGCCCGGCCGCCCGAGTGGGAACTGGACGAAATCGCCCCACGTCTGCTAGACTCGATTCGAATCTTGGACCGGTTCGCGGCCGACCGCGACGTGGAAATCTGCGTCGAGAACCTTCCGGGCGTCCCCTTCACGGTCCACCATCTGGACCGCGTGTTCGCGGAGACCGAGGCGAGCGCCACCTTCGACACCGGCCACGCCCGCGTGGACGGGATGGACCCCGACGAGATGGCCGACTTTCTGGCCAACCGCGGCGAGCGCGTCTCGCACGTCCACGTCAACGACGCCCGCGAGGACGCCGACGAACACGTCCCAACGGGGTCGGGAACGACCGACTTCGAGACCGCGCTGGCACCCCTGCGCGAGGGGTGGGAAGGCACCGTCTCGGTCGAAGTGTACACTTTCGATGAGGACTATCTGGCGCTCAGCGCCGAGAAGCTTGAAGAAGTCCTCTGA
- a CDS encoding universal stress protein, producing the protein MYDRILVPTDGSTETERAVEHAAQLAAAHDAQLHGVYVVNSATFAGLHMETSWEGVDEVLRDEGESALERVEAIASEYGVECSSRLLDGSPSKCIVEYAEREDCDLVVMGTHGRGGIDRLLLGSVAEGVVRACSVPVLTVQVGDDEHSTESDSEGAAAEESAT; encoded by the coding sequence ATGTACGACCGAATACTCGTCCCGACGGACGGTTCGACCGAGACCGAGCGCGCGGTCGAACACGCCGCTCAGTTGGCGGCCGCACACGACGCGCAACTCCACGGCGTCTACGTCGTCAACTCCGCGACGTTCGCGGGTCTCCACATGGAAACCTCGTGGGAGGGCGTTGACGAGGTGTTGCGCGATGAGGGCGAGAGCGCGCTGGAGCGGGTCGAAGCCATCGCGTCCGAGTACGGCGTCGAGTGTTCGTCGCGGCTTCTCGACGGGTCGCCGAGCAAGTGCATCGTGGAGTACGCCGAGCGCGAGGACTGCGACCTCGTGGTGATGGGGACCCACGGCAGGGGCGGCATCGACCGCCTGCTTCTGGGGAGCGTCGCGGAGGGGGTCGTCCGGGCCTGCTCGGTCCCGGTGCTGACTGTGCAGGTCGGCGACGACGAGCATTCGACCGAATCCGACAGCGAGGGCGCGGCCGCCGAGGAATCGGCGACGTGA
- a CDS encoding biotin--[acetyl-CoA-carboxylase] ligase encodes MNDTRRAVLEAISEDPVAGPELADRLGVSRNAVWKHVEALRDAGFEIASGDDGYRLDGAPEYSGPAVEYGLDADFAVEYHDAIGSTNDRARELAGEGARDVVVLADEQTGSRGRLDREWSAPSGGIWLSAVLRPDLPPAHAPALTLAAAVAMTDVAREAGVNAEIKWPNDILVSEARQSGDTTDETADRGGKKLAGILTEMEGEAGQVSWVVVGVGLNANVSADELPEGATSIREEVGDVDRRVFVQRLLERFDELRADPETAVEAWRDRSATLGQRVRVETPTGEIVGEAIDVAFPGALVIETDDGERVHVHAGDCEHLRPV; translated from the coding sequence ATGAACGACACCCGTCGGGCCGTTCTTGAAGCCATCTCGGAGGACCCAGTCGCGGGTCCGGAACTTGCCGACCGTCTCGGCGTCTCGCGCAACGCGGTCTGGAAACACGTCGAAGCGCTCCGCGACGCGGGCTTCGAAATCGCCAGCGGCGACGATGGCTACCGCCTTGACGGCGCGCCGGAGTACAGCGGTCCCGCGGTCGAGTACGGTCTCGACGCCGATTTCGCGGTGGAGTACCACGACGCCATCGGAAGTACCAACGACCGCGCGCGGGAACTCGCCGGGGAGGGTGCCCGAGACGTGGTGGTGTTGGCCGACGAGCAGACCGGAAGCCGGGGTCGTCTCGACCGCGAGTGGTCGGCCCCCTCCGGAGGAATCTGGCTGAGCGCGGTCCTCCGGCCCGACTTGCCGCCCGCCCATGCCCCGGCGCTCACGCTGGCGGCCGCGGTGGCCATGACCGACGTGGCCCGCGAGGCGGGTGTGAACGCCGAAATCAAGTGGCCGAACGATATTCTTGTGAGCGAAGCGAGGCAAAGTGGTGATACGACCGACGAAACGGCCGACCGCGGCGGAAAGAAACTCGCGGGCATCCTGACCGAGATGGAGGGCGAGGCCGGTCAGGTCTCGTGGGTCGTGGTCGGCGTCGGACTCAACGCCAACGTCTCGGCCGACGAACTCCCCGAGGGCGCGACCAGTATCCGCGAGGAGGTCGGCGACGTGGACCGTCGCGTCTTCGTCCAGCGCCTGCTGGAGCGGTTCGACGAACTCCGGGCCGACCCTGAGACCGCAGTCGAGGCGTGGCGCGACCGGTCGGCCACGCTCGGCCAGCGCGTCCGGGTGGAGACCCCGACCGGAGAAATCGTCGGCGAGGCGATAGACGTAGCGTTCCCCGGCGCGCTTGTGATTGAAACCGACGACGGCGAGCGCGTCCACGTCCACGCGGGCGACTGCGAACACCTTCGGCCGGTGTGA
- a CDS encoding acetyl-CoA carboxylase biotin carboxylase subunit, translated as MFDKVLVANRGEIAVRVMRACEELGIDTVAVYSEADKDSGHVRYADEAYNVGPARAADSYLDHEAVVDAAKKADADAIHPGYGFLAENAAFAGKVEETEGVKWIGPSADSMEQLGEKTHARKTMREADVPIVPGTTDPVEDPAEVTEFGEEHGYPIAIKAEGGGGGRGMKVVRSAEEAEDQLESAKREGEAYFDNDNVYLERYLENPRHIEVQIIADHHGNVRHLGERDCSLQRRHQKVIEEGPSPALTDELREEIAEAARRGADAAGYYNAGTFEFLVEEDTEREGGELLGPETNFYFLEVNTRIQVEHTVTEELTDIDIVKSQIRVAQDEELGFSQDEVELEGHAMEFRINAENAANDFAPATGGDLETYDPPGGIGVRLDDALRQGDELVTDYDSMVAKLIVHGSDREECIVRSQRALAEYDIEGIPTIIPFHRLMLEDDAFVAGTHTTKYLDHTLDPERIEEAQEKWGGKTDSTAGDDEEVVERQFTVEVNGKRFEVDLEERGAAAIPTAGASGGSGGQKPQPAGGDSGGSDGAAADAEGGSVTAEMQGTILDVNVQAGDEVAAGDVVCVLEAMKMENDVVADRGGTVSQVAVAEGDSVDMGDVLVAFE; from the coding sequence ATGTTCGACAAGGTACTCGTCGCAAACCGCGGCGAAATCGCGGTTCGCGTGATGCGGGCCTGCGAGGAGTTGGGTATCGACACCGTGGCTGTCTACAGCGAGGCCGACAAGGACTCGGGACACGTCCGGTACGCCGACGAGGCGTACAACGTCGGTCCGGCCCGCGCGGCCGACTCCTACCTCGACCACGAGGCGGTCGTGGACGCCGCGAAGAAGGCCGACGCAGACGCCATCCATCCCGGATACGGCTTCCTCGCGGAGAACGCCGCGTTCGCGGGTAAGGTCGAGGAGACCGAGGGCGTGAAGTGGATCGGCCCGTCCGCCGACTCGATGGAACAACTCGGCGAGAAGACCCACGCTCGCAAGACGATGCGCGAGGCCGACGTGCCCATCGTGCCGGGCACGACCGACCCCGTCGAGGACCCCGCAGAGGTGACGGAGTTCGGCGAGGAACACGGCTACCCCATCGCCATCAAGGCCGAGGGTGGCGGCGGCGGCCGCGGGATGAAGGTCGTCCGGAGCGCCGAGGAGGCCGAGGACCAACTCGAATCCGCCAAGCGCGAGGGCGAGGCGTACTTCGACAACGACAACGTCTATCTGGAGCGCTACCTCGAAAACCCGCGCCACATCGAGGTCCAGATTATCGCCGACCACCACGGTAACGTCCGCCACCTCGGCGAACGAGACTGCTCGCTCCAGCGCCGCCACCAGAAGGTCATCGAGGAAGGTCCCTCGCCCGCGCTCACCGACGAACTGCGCGAGGAAATCGCGGAGGCCGCCCGCCGCGGTGCCGACGCCGCGGGCTACTACAACGCCGGTACCTTCGAGTTCCTCGTCGAAGAGGACACCGAGCGCGAGGGCGGCGAACTGCTCGGGCCGGAGACGAACTTCTACTTCCTCGAAGTCAACACCCGGATTCAGGTCGAACACACCGTCACCGAGGAACTCACCGACATCGACATCGTGAAGTCCCAGATTCGGGTCGCCCAAGACGAAGAACTGGGCTTCTCGCAGGACGAGGTCGAACTCGAAGGCCACGCGATGGAGTTCCGCATCAACGCCGAGAACGCCGCGAACGACTTCGCGCCCGCGACCGGCGGCGACCTCGAAACGTACGACCCGCCGGGCGGCATCGGCGTCCGACTCGACGACGCGCTCCGACAGGGCGACGAACTCGTCACCGACTACGACTCGATGGTCGCCAAACTCATCGTCCACGGGTCCGACCGCGAGGAGTGTATCGTCCGCTCCCAGCGCGCGCTCGCGGAGTACGACATCGAGGGCATCCCGACCATCATCCCGTTCCACCGCCTGATGCTCGAAGACGACGCCTTCGTCGCGGGCACCCACACCACGAAGTACCTCGACCACACGCTCGACCCCGAGCGCATCGAGGAGGCCCAAGAGAAGTGGGGCGGCAAGACCGATTCGACCGCGGGCGACGACGAAGAGGTCGTCGAGCGCCAGTTCACCGTCGAGGTCAACGGCAAGCGCTTCGAGGTGGACTTAGAAGAGCGCGGCGCGGCGGCGATTCCGACCGCTGGCGCGAGCGGCGGTTCCGGCGGCCAGAAGCCCCAACCCGCGGGCGGCGACTCCGGCGGGTCGGACGGCGCGGCGGCCGACGCCGAGGGCGGAAGCGTCACCGCCGAGATGCAGGGCACCATCCTCGACGTGAACGTCCAAGCGGGCGACGAGGTGGCCGCCGGTGACGTGGTCTGCGTGCTGGAAGCGATGAAAATGGAGAACGACGTGGTCGCCGACCGCGGCGGCACCGTCTCGCAGGTCGCCGTCGCCGAGGGCGACAGCGTGGACATGGGCGACGTGCTGGTCGCCTTCGAGTAG